CTCCTTGCACACCTCTGGAGAAATGAATTCTGTGGTGCCGTCAATACGTGGCCTCTCACTGGACATCTACAGACGAAGACAAATGAGTTAGATGCCTGataaacaacatacatatacagaacaCATAATCCAGTCATTTTGCCTGTAAATCTAGAAAATTCCATTGCATCTTGCACAGCAGACTTGTTCCATTTAAACAGGAATTGGAATTGTACGttcctgtatatatacacgcaAGCCTGAAAAGTAAGCAATAGGACAAGAATAATGTCCAGGGGTTCGTAGAAGTCATCTGGACAAGCCGTAATTCGGTCCGTCCACTGAATAAAAAACTTATTAACTAGTCATATTTATTAACCTTGAggtgtttttttaaaagaaatattcaaaattttacataaactcaaTTTAAAACATATCAAAGTTCTACGAAGCAACATGCTCATGTtacgagttatctccctttcacAGAAATCTTCATGATCCTCTGTGTTGATTAGATGTAAAAAAGCAATTTATGGAAGTGACAGGGTGTAGGAAATCAAACATGAGACATGGTACATTTCTTTGGTCTCTGCCAAATCGGTCCTCACAAATGATTTGACCTACTCCAGCTTCCGATCGTTCTGTATTTTACATTAGCGTAGTACTAGTGACTGCATGTGAGCGCACATGATCTGACCTCCCCCTGGCGTCAAGTGACACTAATATCTTCAGATCCTTTCAAGGCAAGCATGcagttttcttttcagtagtcTGAAGTTCGATACATGGCTTAAAGCagcaaaattaaaaccttctttACCAGATATTAACATGTACCAGCGAGATTAATTCGCtataaaagtgtattttttgtgtaaagACATGACTGGAAGCGAGCCATTCAGGCCCTTTGGATCCAGCCATATTCGTCGTGGAAAAAGTGACAATTCACTGATAGGCCTTCATAAAGTAGCAGTGTATTTTATCTCTCTAAATATGTAGCCTTTCTATTTAAAGAACATTATAGATAATAACCCATGGGATAAATCACTCTTTGTCGGTCTCTTAATTTACAGTTACAATCAAAATGGCTGATTTTCACCGTAAATTTCATGTGACCCTGTCCATACATGAAACTTTAATCTGACTTCGTTTTAAACTGCTGCTTTTGACTGAAATCTCTGCTTATTCTGACAAGTAAGGATAATATTTCAAGACAATTTAGATAATGCAGAGAACATTCAACTGGATGCACTATTCAGACTAGTTACttgttcagatgtacatgtaaggtgttgcATTATTTTtgatctttttaattttttgctttAGATCATTTTTGAGATGTCCTTTTACACACTGAGATTGACAATCACATATTCCATAGGCCACTAAAGCATGACCACTATGTCTTGATTCATAACtactgaatttttaaaaatgatgtcaagacCAATTGCTCATGTTGTGAGTTTCAGTAAATCTAGACTGATGGTTTAGGTTGTAAGCTTTCAGGGCAGGCCGTCACTCTTCACTGGACTagtatcctgaaatacatgtagcaatgagGGCAATGTGCTGACCATCAGGCTGGAGAATCAACTACGAGGCCAGCTTGAGCTCATATATATAGGCATTGATAATTACTCTAATCAATGAAGTAGAGTAACGTACGAAAATATTCAATTTCAGTATCTCAAACTGTcggtcaaaacaaacaaaaactcaatttcagtagaaagaaaaactcaatttcagtggaaagaaaaactcaatttcaacCAGAAAGTGGTGGTCGGTACGTAAAAAGGTGACTTCTTATGAACccctgggaaaaaaaaaaacaaaaaaaaacagtatctATATTAATAATGTGAGGAGCTGAAAAAAACTGCccataatgtaatataaaaactgaaaagaatCCACTTACAGTGGTCCAAATGTTTAGTCATTCACTTGTTTCTTAAGAAGGGAAGGAAGGGGGACAAAGTGAAACTGattacacacaaacatacatactgacCTGTTGTTGTGCGTGATGACTGGCCACTTCTGCTTTCAGCCTATCGTTTTCTGTGACCACACTGTCCAGGGCCACCTGTTTGCCCATGAGGGACTCTTCCAGTTCTGCGATCCTCTCCACAGCAAACCTCAGCTCATGACGAGCAGCCTCAAACTCCAGCCCAGGGGACTGCTCCTGTAACACAATGGCAGTGAaagaaatatgtttaaattgattgattgattgattgattggtaatTTAACGACAagttcacttatgtgatggtgaCCCAGTTAACGCAGGGaggaaaacattttatatttattcatttatttgattggtgtttacgccatattcaagaacatttcacttatataaatatataacggcagccaacattatggaaggaggaagctgggcagagcccaggggaaacccacaaccattcataGGTTGTTGGctgaccttctcacttacggccagtatgagctggacttgaactcacagcgatcgcattggtgaacattttatatgaaaatcagctgaaatgtctTCTAGCTAACCCTCATTAGTAAAATGATTAGTTTTGGCGTTTCTGGTTCACGTTGCATTGTAGATACCTAGTTGTGAGGTTTTTGGTCCACGCTGCATTGTAGATACTTTGAAATTCAAATCAGCTGTCGAGCcctgtttatgggtggaggaaattggagtacACCAATGACCTTCccctggtacctgacaaacatctcaACTTAAATGTGGCGGTAGCAGAGAGATCTGCAAGATGTTGGTGTCAAAGCGCTGATGTTAAACAGGGATTTAACATTGCttccaacaatatttcagtcatatcacgacagACTCAATGTTACTTCTCCTAATCACTGAACATGAACTTTTGACTTGACTTGCTTACATTTACTTTCATACACccgagtacatgtacaaacatctgGGCGCTCTCATCACTTCGCGCGGACTTCCTCTTTCCGCGTAATCCCGCACagctacatatattttgtaactGTTCAGTGTGTGAGATGGGTAAACAAACAGGAAGTGAAAGACTGTTACAGTTATCACTCAATGCcagcatatttatacatacatatacatttatatatgtacgaGTGTGACTGGAACTGAACCTTGGATCTACTGTTTctggcagatttatttatttatttatttgattggttttacgccgtactcaagaatatttcacttatacgacggcggccagcattatggtgggtggaaaccaggcacagcctgggggaaacccacgaccatccgcaggttgctgcaagaccttcccacttacggctggagaggaagccagcatgagctggacttgaactcacagcgaccgcattggtgagaggcccttgggtcattacgctgcgctagcgcgctaaccgactgagccacggaggccccgtttcTGGCAGATTCCCCTTACCCTATGGCACTGCAGTCGATGACACAGCGGTGACTGATTCATTGCCTGATTGTTGTTCaacgtcatactcaaaaatttttcacttatatgacacaTTGGTCAGATTTATAGCCAAACAGGAGTGCCctaacataaaccaccaacctttggtgttttactgacGAACTTGTGATGTAGAGATACTTAGTGGACGATAACTGGTCTTCCACAAATGTAAAACTTCTTTAAATGGCTTCACAAACACCATCAACATACTGCTAACATGTATTGTCACCTCACAAATCCCCACTGAGGTTTGAGGAATTTGGCCAAGGGCGGGCTCTCAGTGTCGCTGAGACATCATAttgtaacaaaattaacataaaaaaaaatagggaaAATAGCACCAGTAAGAATCATggggaatctacaaatgtgCCTCTAACCATTAGAACACAGCCTGCTACTGGTGAAATTAGGATGGACAACATACCTCAGCTGACAATTCATCTCCGCTGGTCAGTGATTGTTGATCACTCTGAAAGAGATACAGAATGCATGGATTATTCTCACCTGTAAAAATTACCCTCCAGTCCACGCAACGCAATATAAATCGTACTTTTTGTCACCACGATATGGCAGCAAATTTGTCAAAGAaccattaagccataatcattcattccaaatTTGCTGAATTTCCACTTACATGAACTGTTGCCTGTTGAGCATCGGAGATTAGTATTGCTGAATTTAAAGAAAAGGGCCTCAATCAGGCAGAATCATGATCCACACACAGCTTTATTTGTGGGTCACTGTTTTTAACGGGGTTACCTGGTTAATGGTCACcttcaaaattattttagtCCATTTCACGTGAGTGTCTTCTTGCAAAGTTTGTGGCATTTATAATGCAGCCTCACTGAAAGTCAAtgtcaaagacatcagacatgacactgtACTCGGTGAATCCTGCAGTATGAAGACACCTAACTTCTTGCTGAAAAGTGAGTACATTCCAGGAAAGCACCAGGACTGACAAATGTAATGTGTTAGGTATATGTATGACCAGACTTAGAATTGAACCCCTGCTTTCACACTTATGACACACACTCTATATTACATGGTCTTGGGAGTGCATTCAgctttaaagagctactttagggcaaggttaaatgataagaaCTGAGACAGTCGGAATAACTTTCataatcacagaaaaaaatgtattgtaataaagtcgaggttgttaagtctggagtaaattgccaaaaaatataaaagttttcTGCTGTTTCCAATATTCCCTGAcatgacgtcatgcaagaacgcTTGACGTCATCCATTGCCAACGTACAGCAACAAATGACACGCATGACGTCATTCTAGCATAACAGACGTTATATCAGCCTGATTCATCGCCACATAacgaatattatcacgtcacaccaggaaaattttatgaaaactgccgaagattttgtttttcggGACTCTTCACTTTATAGGGGTTAAGTAGCGTTATTCAACGTAAATTTTTTGAACCGTGGTGCTAACCGTATTCCATAGGGTATTCTTCACACcagtttaatatttccaccTGGCATCTCTTAGGACTACAGTAGCACGTTGACtgaatgtaactacatgtatttgtatgtctctaacgCTGCTCACTAGTCTTTGTGGTACAGGGGACCATTCTGCACAGACATTTCTGAgtatagtcaaaattttaaacttcttcACAAAGTTTATTTAGAacaggaagttgaaatttggatatgCTTACTGTCTTATAATAGCATGTATGAGTTGGACAAACTTTTAATTTCTAAATacgaaaaataagttttaagactgtattttaaattttgactttggaGTCAGAAAGGGTTTCGTGGAAACTGCCCCTGGTACAAATGTATAGGGTGCCAAGGTCACAGTACAAACCAGATTTTCTGGGTGTTCCAGCATTATACGGATATTCCCACATTATTCTGTATCTATTCCACATGATGCATAATGACATGTCTATGAAAATAACTGTATACAATTACAAAATCTTCAATTGACAGAATTTTTTTGGAACTGGACACGCAGCCATAATCATAAAGTTTCCCCACCAAATCCACTGAACTACTTACATTGCAGGAGGTGACAGACATGCTCTCGCTGGAGGACAGCTCTGCCGTGTCAACAGACGACACGCTGTTTCGGGAATTACACTCCTCTCCATCATCCACCACTGGCACTGGTATGTCACGCTTCTTCTTTTGCTTGGCTCGCTTTCTCTGGAAGGCTGCAAGCTGAAGCGACAAGAAAAGGAAAATCAGAGAATCAGAatattgcacatgtatgataaataaaCTGTGCATTACTGGAAATACATACCCTGATTCCTTAACCGATTTGCATATaggaaagagcaaatttcagcgcaatttatgcacattttcaatttgagtgagtgagtgcttgggatttaacgtcgtactcaacaatttttcagtcatatgacgacgaaggaatccttagggtgcatgcacgtgtaatgtgccttgttgttgcaggacgaatttccaccgctcttttatttagtgctgcttcactgagacgactgaccaaaggcaagtaagccgacccacccgagccattatactaatatggctcaaccagtcgttgcactatccccttcatgctgaacgccaagctggatctaccggttccgaagcggacgctctaccaactgtgctatccgggccggtcattttcaatttgattttggagaccaaACTACATTGTATGGGTTGGTAATTCCAGGACTTcacaacaagtatcattttaccAGTTTACACCTAATAATAatctcagaatatgcttgaataaatactttacatgtttataaaagaaagccttgaaaatcCAGAAATCAtatcacacatgtaaaacatcaagacagtacaaagatttattttcttttcaccttttttttcctatttcttttttttttttttttcgatttttcagCGATTTGTGCAACCCTACTATGAAGCATATAATTGGTGTAACATACAATAATGACTTTACAGCTGGGTGAAGCAATGAGACCTTTGCCTGTCACGGTGCATGTACACTTTCTTACATGTTCAGTACATCCAGCACACATAACATCTAAACATTTGGCCTCCTTACAGACCAAGTAATCATAAAACATACTATTATATGGAGCTTTCATTCTACTATTAAAACTGGAATCGAGAGGGTTTCGAACAGCGTTCTGGAGTAGCCATGTCGCAGTAAAGCCGGTCTCAGGCAAGGTTATTTGTGTCACATCACAAGTTAACTTATCAGGGTAGACTTTGTGGCcattaaaaacacatttcagGACATGGTCATGGGATATTTTGCTTAAATACATTGAAAGTCTATCACACTAATCAAAGGATAACCTATGAACGAGACTTTTGTGCTTCAACTCCAAGGGGTATCAGACAGGCAGGAGATTGCACTCTGAATTAACCTGGATTATGCCTGGAATTAGTACTTAA
This DNA window, taken from Liolophura sinensis isolate JHLJ2023 chromosome 11, CUHK_Ljap_v2, whole genome shotgun sequence, encodes the following:
- the LOC135478086 gene encoding uncharacterized protein LOC135478086 — translated: MTLNNNQAMNQSPLCHRLQCHREQSPGLEFEAARHELRFAVERIAELEESLMGKQVALDSVVTENDRLKAEVASHHAQQQMSSERPRIDGTTEFISPEVCKELSAPVNGDSYSSETHQLLQQVQLLQVQLQQVCVSEEDM